CGACGCTCCAACAACTGACCCACAAAACTTCTTCGCGAGCTGAGTGGGTGACGCACCAACAATGAAGTCGTAATCTAGCCACACTACAATTCAACTGAACATTAAAGTCTTGCCGATAGTCTCCTTCACAGCTGTTTTTGGAATGTCACACCTTCCCCCAAAGTTGCGTGACATTCTATAAGAAAACTGCTTTAAAGGAGCCTGCCATTATTGCTAAGGTCTGTAACCTCATTACGAGCTATGATTTGATTTCACACACTGAAATAACTGTGAAGTTCATGACAAAGTATTTGTATCATTACTTTATTCTGAAGCGAGGTAATCTGCTGTTGTCTTCCTCTCCAACCACTTGAGTCATTCAACAAAGAACCAATGTTAAAACCCTCACCAACTTCTTTTGCAAGAACCTGAAACGAAAGCAAacctttctttattttttatttgttatccaAGTCACAGATGAGAGGAGACTTTCTAATTTTTACTTTGCCGTCGTTTATATTCGACACCCGAACAAACAAGGTTGTCGAAAAATTAAGAAGCTTCTGCAAATAACATTGATACAGTCAGTCGGAAATGTTTGACTCTTACCTTATGTGCAACTTTCAAATCCTTCTTTAGCCTGTCACACTGATTTCTGAACTCTGCAACTTTGTTGTTTGCTTGGTTCAATTTATCTTGAAGAACTGTGCTTTCCGAAGAATCCTTCGAAATTTTCGATGACAAAATAATTAGAAAAAGTCGTATTGTGATATTTTCAACCAATtcggaaacaaacaaaaaaacatagcATAATTATATGGACGTCTCTATCACAACGAAACCTAAATTAATTCATCGACCGAGTTTAACGTAGTTAATTTCGAACTACaaaaagattgaaaagctgTCGTTTTGAGCGTTAATCCTTCATCGTAAGAACCAAGGTTTGTTTGTGGTTTCTTGGTTTCTCTACTAAATGGATGAGCCATGTCAAtgtaaaccaaagaaaaacaaaaaagaatggaaaaaacAGTGTTCATTGATTGGTAAATGAATGTTTCACTCTCTCGCCGAGCTACTGTGGCCCTTGcagcgtttttcttttttttttttttcaatttttttttagtcgTAATTACTTGAACTGAGAACAAAGCACAATTAAAAGTCATAACACATAATACTGCTAGTGAAAGGGAGGTTGGCAGGACATTAACAAAAGCATACGTTCTAGCGCTTAAGTTAAACACAGATAGTTACCGTTGCTTCTGGGGGTTGTGCAGCAGAAGACGAAAATTACGCACAACCTTTGCCTGCAACAACAGTTGcccccatccccccccccccccctaccctCACCCCGCCACAATTGCTGCAACTTTTGAAGagacacaaaaaacaaaaattaaaaaaaaaacaaaacataaaaaacaCCTTTTCTGAATCAGTTCTTTGCTTCTGAGCACCACTTGCCGGCAAAGACATTAACTatgaaaaaaatacaatggATCGTCAGTGGCAGAGGTACTAAGTGAAACAACAGTTTTGGAAAACGCTGGGACAAAACCtttatagtttggaaaaaaaaaagaaaaaaaagatacaaaGCGACTTTTCTCCTGCTGTTGCTAGGTATAGAGATCCTTAAGGTTGCAAGGGGCCTTTAATTTAACCCAAACCAACCAGCAATGCTTTAACCTAAAGTGCTACATGATGTACTAGatgaaaatatgaaattcaTGTGTTTGAATTGCAAAGTGATGCACCGCACAGGAATTTTTCTTGCTACTACATAAGTAGCACtcaaaactgcgaggatcgtCTATAATCGAAATAATAACCTCTTTCTCCATTTCTTGTGATTTCTTTGCCAACTGACGCACTTTACTCCGCTCACTTTCCAGGTCTGCTGTAAGCTCCCTGTTTTTCTTGGACAGTTCCATGATTCTACTAGCAGCAGTGTCTGCAGCAACACCAGTACCTGAAAATCATCATAAAATTAATACTACCAACTAATACCTGACAATCCATGGCAATCATGAATAAACCATGCCTATAATCATACACATTATTTGGGTTCCCAAGTGTAACATCATCCCACTAATAATTATCAGTACTCATGCAGATTTCTTGGgcttgaaataacaaaaagtCTGATTGCaatataaaattatattaaaGTGTGTCTTAAAGTTCCTGCATCGGTCCAATAACATAGAGCCAGATTGCAAAACATTGGGAACAAGttcaaaaatattgcaaaatatTGTATTGAGAGCAAGTCACAAATGATTTCAAAATATTGAGAACAAGTTATGAAGGAAAACAATAACCTGTGACAACTGGAAGAACATACAGTAATAAACCTCCCCCAGTTCTTTTTAGATCAATTTAGTCCAAAAAGAAATTACACCATGTTAGTCACATATACCATTcacaaatgaaatttttttgtaaattttcacaatgataattaaaatttcaaaaattgcttTAGGCCCTTAATAGAGTCTAGTTGTTCATCTGGGAATTTAGGTTTAGGAACACAGCTTtcatacaaaagaaaaagctaCCTCTTCAGTCGGAGGACAAGGTTAAAAAAGATACAGTATCCAAGCAGCAACTATTTTGTATTTAATTCTCACCAGCCAAAGCTCTTTTCTCTTCATCTCTGGCTTTGCGCAAAATCCTCATTTCTTCATCTCTCTCTCCAAGCAACTTGTAAAGGCGGCCATTTTCATCCTTCAAAACCTGTGAAAATAGAAAGTACCATAATGGCATGAAACTGAGAGAAATCTTGATCCTTGTGAATCACTCCAGGAATGATCATCATGCTTGAAAAGCCTTTTCTTATCACCTATCTCCAGGTGTTGGGCTTCAGAATGTAAGTTAAGGGTTCCAGAGTTGGCCCTCGCAAGACCCATTGACTACATTTCCtttaacaagaaaagaaaatcaacttGCATCACTCAATCTCTGTGAGGAAAAGTTTTATGGTTGACACAGATTTACTGCAATGAATTGATGTACAGTCCAGGGAAGTGCAACTCAGTTCCTTCAAGTAGCAGAAACAAGGAATAAGCTTGATACAGTATGTTTTGTATGTGCCTTTGACAGTAACCTGAGCTCTGTCACCTAACATTAACCTTCCTTATGTACTTTCAATTCTAAATTTGTGGCATAACAGTCATGCAGCAGaaatcaaaaataattattatttcctgCAAAGGACTGTTGGCCAAAATTATAACATATAGGGCctggaaaaaaaaccctctcaGGCAGGTTAAACAGAACACCTTGAGCACAAAAAAGAGTAGgctaccgtaaacgtccatgtataagccgcacttttttttcacaaaattgaagccaaaaatcaagggtgcggcttatccatggatacatctatgtttggagttatcaaaaacctacttaatattcataaaacttttTAAGGTGCccagaaagaaacataaaagaaactgagagcgtgttgctgtagttaaaggagactttgagtgtttatcagcgaatcttgctcttcaaaagttccttcaagcaattaatttttgctttactcgaacaaataaacgtctgcagccatgCAGTCACTGCCATGCgcatctttccgccacgtgtgatatagtaccacaaaattcgcgagtattcgcgaggtaaatggccaacagTTTCGTTGTtctttactagcttcatggcaaatttgtCGACTGACTTATCAGGCTCCTGATCTgtgtgaagtttttagcctaatgcagGTTTCCGGACGTATTAattttatacaggtggtatccccgaagagctttctgtttatgcccacataatgtccaggccaggctcagacCCAGACTCCTGACAACATttaaagcacttcttcgtttgtttttttaatgccgaaggaattcaacttaaagtttatggcgtgtttcaaagtgataatcttgaaaaattggatcgaaagagcattttaagttaaaaatgttgaaaatttcaatgaaaaagaaggtacaacaaacgACATTTCCccttttttagacttgataaatgtgaaagatagccacaacttctatgccagtgtttcgaaaccttgattgtttgtccttggttgtttatAGCAATACAACtctactgaaacttcagactgtgttgtttttatttttttccaaattctgcgcttcgaaattgggggtgcggcttatctatggatgcggcttatacacggacatTTACGGTAACTGCACATTAGTCAACCAACAGTAAAGTTATCGAACATATTCCATGGCCATGTGGCGATcgatatgaaatttctcttctcaaTATGTTGAACAATATTTCACAAGTGAGAGCAACAAATGAGTGAACTATAGTTGTTCAACatgagaagagaaattttgCATCTTGAATGTCATGTCATGTTGTTTCTCGCATGCCATGTCATATTCTATTTATTGTACAGTACCACTCAAACTTTAAGTTACTACTGTCGCACCCTACAGGAAAGACATGATGCATGCTACAGGAATTGCGTAGTGCACACCAAAGCAAAAACTCCAAGTTCACTAAGTTTAGATTCTTGAACGATCTTCATAATTATTCATGATCTATTAATAGTTTGATTTATGTCAGATTTTCTTGCTTTGATGATTCCCACATTACACGAATTGTGCAGGTTtcagcaaaataaataaattgagaTAATTATTGCATTTAGATTATTGTGCTGGTGTCCACTGGGGCAATAAACATGGTTGAAACAAAGATTTACTTACCCTGACAACATCCTTCAGCTCATCGATTTCCTTTTGCACAAAAATTTCGTCACCATTTGAAACAGTGGTATCAagcttaaaacaaaaaaataaaaatgatgttTGGTCAGATCAAGGTTTCATGATGGAAAAAGGTACTTTCGTATTTGCTGGGAAAATAAGCCAATAAAGTAGGTTAGAACGGGCAACACAAGAGGTCATGCAGCTATAAGAGCTGACCCATTCCAGAAAGTTTATGAATTATTTTTTAAGAATGCTCAAATAAAACTATATTTTCATCCTTGATAGTTTGCTAATGCCCTCGATTTAGCTCCTGACTCTATAAAATTACACAGAATTCTTATTTCTGATGCTGCAGGTTAAAATCAAATTCAATTAATTTAAACGTagtttgatttttcatttcGATCTTTGTGTGTGGTATTTACAATTACAAACAATGGAGACAAGAAAGTGAGAAATCAAACTATACTGAAACCTTTTTACCTGAGACCCATTTTAACTTAGAATACTGATCACTGCTTAACTGAATTGCCTTCCAAAAAGCCGTGCAAACCTTTAAATCCAAGTTATCCGAGTCGCCATTATGTCCCCAATAGTTTTCAGTCCCACTCTCTATATCATTCTCTTGCGTCGTTTGGTCTGCAGTCCTTGTCTTTCGTTGTTTTCTGGCGAGAAGCTTTCTCTGTTGTTGTTCCTGTATTAATTGGAATTCGTGTCGCAGCGCTTTGGACCTTTCCAAGTTCATGTTTTCCAAAGACTTTTCTCAAAATAGTCCGACATATTTGTTGCTAACGGGCAAAGTTGTCGTGCCCAGACCTCTTTCACCACATCTTTCATCGAGGTAAGTGGAAACTATTTGATTTGATACGGCGATTGAAGTCCTCAAGTACGTATACGTAGCTTCGTTGCATTTTGAGGAAGAGAATTCACGTTCTTGGCAATTTCAGGCCTTCTTGGACCCTCCGCCATCATACAGAGGATATGGAAAATTACGAGAAAATTAAGAGTATAGGGCGCGGAGCTTACGGAACGGTGTATCTCTGTCGAAGAATTCCCGATGGGTGTCTTTTTATTATCAAGCAAATTCCAGTCGAGGAAATGAGTAAAGACGAAAGACAAGCTGCCATGAACGAAGTTAAAGTGTTGGCCATGTTAAAACACCCGAATATTATCGCTTATTGGGATAGTTTTTTTGAAGAAAAGGCGTTAATGATCGTCATGGAATACGCCCAGGGAGGAACTATGTACAACTTTTTGGAAGAGCGTAAAGGCAGACTTTTAGACGAGGAAGAAATAATTCGACTCTTCGTGCAGATTGTGGTGGCAATGCATCACGTTCACCAAAAAAGTATCCTTCACAGAGATCTGAAAACTCAGAATATCCTTCTAAACAAGACCAGAAAAGTTGTCAAGATTGGAGATTTTGGCATTTCTAAGATACTTAGTAGCAAGAGTAAAGCCAACTCCGTTATAGGTACACCATGTTATATTTCGCCTGAACTGTGTGAAGGCAAGCCGTACAATCAGAAGAGTGATATTTGGGCCTTAGGCTGTGTGCTTTATGAATTAGCTACACTTAACCGAGCATTTGAAGCTTCCAATTTGCCCGCATTGGTGTTAAAAATCATGAAAGGTAATTTCAGTCCTATTAGTGAAAGATACAGTGAAGAGTTAAAGAATCTTATTCTAAGCATGCTTCAGATTGACCAAGCCAAGAGGCCAACTCTCCCACAGATTATGGCACAGCCACTTTTGGTAAATGCATTGTTTAACCTGCGAACTGATATTGGAAGGGTGCCATGTAACAGGACACCAAGACCAATGGTTGGAATAGCTGGTAAGAATCGGATCTTTATTAATGGCATTTACGATTTGCAGCCCTGGCCAGAGTTGCTTGAAGCATTGATAGCACTAAACCAGCATGTTTATAACTGCCATAGAAACTTATAGGTTATGATACTTCAGTctttaattgcaggggtgcctggagaaaatcCTTAAGTgccttctgataaattaccagattctccttccaaatttccttgtattcagttgtgaatgactaggagaatttgacattgcatcaaaagtcacttaaggccttattccacacaccccttcaattatgaTCAAGCAGCATAAGCACACTTCGAGGAACTGGCCCCTGGTTGGGTAGGTCAGTGTCAGTTATACAGAACTGAGAACTTCTCCTGGCCAAACACAAACTCATAACCAATGAGCCATGTGTGCAGACTAGCAGATTAAACCTGCCAGTTCTGAAAAGTAAAGTAGTTTCCTAAATTTCAAATTCTAAAATCAATCCTCCATTTCCCATAGCTGTCAATAAATTGGTTAATGTGACTCATAGATGTTGCTAATTGGCATCATTTAGCTTCAGTTTTGGAGTCAAACAGCTCTACAGAATTACTGTAGCTTCaggaataaattttaaaaatatagtTAGGAAATTCCTTGCTTGCTGACTAGCTTCTTTTTAGCCTGAAGACAGTCtgatacattttaatttttgcaagctGGTGGAAATTTTTAAGTGTTGTCTACAAGGGCAAATGAGTGTGCAGGATTAgttattgatgataaattgtTACAGTTTGAATGCAGTAAAGGTACTGTAAACACCAGCGTATATATAAGCGGCACTCGCAGATATTAAAGCTGGACCCCATTTTagcaacttaaaaaaaattgaaagaaattaaaataaatcaaaGGTGGAGTCTTGACGAAGATGCCTTACAGGTAATTGCACTgtttcttcaagtttcttgCACGTGTCAACCCTTGTATTAACTCACTAACATTTAAAACAGAGAATAAAACTCTTGCCGCTAATTTTGACTCTCTTATGGTATGAAATCCGACTAGGACATAAATTTGATCTTTCTCTGGCATTTTTAATCCAGTATTTTTTATTCCTGTCCATTTGTCACTAGAATTTACACGCAACAACACCTGACGAACGattcagttaatttttttagcTTAGTAACCTGGCAGTCATTTGATCAGGAGATGCAAATTTAGGGCATGGTGTCTAGATGTTCTCGCAGATAAGCTGCATCCCCTATTTGATGCGAAAATTTTGAGCAAAAAGGTGCGCGTCATACGCCAGTGTTTATggtatattattatcatttgatTAACATCACAATTTACTATCTTTATATTACAATTACCGGCAAAAAATTATTCACACTTATCATTTGTTCAtagattttcattttctttaaccAAGAAAATAGAATaccttttttgtttctgttatctaaaaaaataaagaagacaaattgATATCAGTCAAGTTGTTTTACTGCATCACTCACTGTTTTTATTGATCCACAACACTTTTGCCATTTGATAACACAATGTTGTAAAAGACAGACCAAAGAACAACTGTGGTTATTTTGTGAAATTTAATTGGCAGTGGTGTTTATAAACTAAAGGTTGAAAAAGTTACCAAGGATCAGAAGAGTAAAGGGATGTTTGGGACAATTGTACTGTGAGCTAATCATGATCGAGTGCcaatagttattttttttttaaggatgcCTTGCTACCATACATATTGCTAAGAAATCTTGTGTTCTATATTCATGGTCCCACTTACTTATCCAAGAGGAAAGTATACTTAATTTACTAGTAGTTTAATTTAAACtaaagcaatttttttgtaAGTCAAATTTATGCAGAGTGAAAGTTTATAGTTCACTTGGTGTGCAACTCGAAACACTCATTGTGTTATgcagttaacaataattattaatatgacCATATTAATATTGATTTACATTTTTGTAGCTGCTATACCTCCATCTCGTTCACGATCTTCAAGTGGAAGTCGAATGACAGGTTCTCAAATGTACCGGACAAGTTCATTAAACTCAGCTTCTGGGATCTTTGATGGTCTCCCAGACCTGTCATCCTTTTCCACCAAACCACCAGAAGCCCAGTATGCTGTATATCTTTGGGGTGAGGGTATCAACACTCCCTTTAAGCTGATGCTTCCACAACATGACTCTGATGTTGTGCAAGTTGCCTCAGGCAGAACATTGAAAACTGGTGTTACTGGTGGCGGTCGCATGATTCTTTGGTATTCCAACCAAAAAGAAGCAGACATTTACAATCCAGACTTGTCATCAAATAAGGACAAAATGTTGGAGGACCTGTGGGTACCAAGATTTCTTGAAGGCCAGTCTGCAGCAACAATAGTGCAGGTATCCTGTGGAGATATGTTTGCAGCCTGCCTAACAGGTACTTGCAACTGCCATCAAATTCATTgaggaacttttcttttgtcatgcatACCGtatgtttttttcgttttttttgttaataatttaacttcaatatttttattaaaattcattattaatattatattagcATTAATTAATCATTATAAAGGAAACATGATTATAACTACTCATGTATTcttttattgtaatattttgAAACACATCATATGTGTCAACATGTGGACATGCTCTGTTGTGATTTTATTGTGTCAAAGCATTCGTTAGAAAATATATTATTAATGGCCTAGAAATGACAAAAATTACTTTTCAAGAGTAGAATTTGATTATTCATAGTGAACTCCTTACAAGGACTGATTTTGTTGTTTGATGTTTCCATGACATGATCAGAAGTGATCTTTAAGCTTGATGTGCAAGATGACCCTAGATACCATTTCACCAACAACAGTTTTGATATCGCTGGCCTTCACTAACCAAGATGATCAGATTCAAGAAATAATATTGAATTGTGCATAGTTACTGAAAGGATTCTTACTTCCTATTTTGGTGTACTAGAATCTGTCTCCTCCTCAACAGCAGTAGGATCTGGTTTCAGCTTACTGTAGATCTTGTGTAGTAGTGTTAGGAGGacccttttgttttttcctttttttgttttttgtttgtttgtttgtttgttttgtggaTATGCAATTAATTTATGAAGGTTGGATAGAGACTTTGGAGGACATTTCCTTTCATGATGATGTTCCACAGAGAGAGCATTTTTGTGCATTATCCTGGACTTAAAGTATATTTGACGATCTCTCTGTGACTCCAAAACAAACATGTCCTTCTTCCATAGTCTGATTGGGCTTATCATTCAGCATTCGATAGAGTCTATGTGTTGCTCTTTGTTGTAGATCGGGGAATTCTCATGACATTTGGAAGTGGAATGCATGGTTCCTTAGGGCATGGAAACTTCAATGATGTTATCAAAGCTAAAATTGTGGAAGCTTTAATTGGAAGTGAAGTTAGACAGGTGAGAGCACATTTGGCACTAGAGATGAAATTAACTCGTGGGCGGATCCAGAGGCGGGGGGAATCGGATGGCTAGCCACGCCccatttttcctctttttttttcttctgtttttgaagtcaattaattttttttgtttgacaaATGAattaaattacaaattatttgaaaatggcaaaatggtAACGTGAACTATGTGCTCGCTTTTCTCAGAGTTAACACTTCGAATCTTGCAATTAACCCCACTGCCCACCCCCTAAAATATTCCTAGATCCGCCACTGTAACTGCATTGCTTTTGAACATAAGAAGAATGAAGCGGAGAAGGTCTCCCCAGTAGAGACTTTTTGCATATATAAAGTTTTATTTGAGTCGGAAGAAAAAATACTCGAAGCCCTTGACTCGGCAAATATCATTGTATTTTGGTGGAGCTTATAATGAATAAGCCGCAAGGTTTCATTGTTGAGATTTCTCACCACTGAACATGACTTTTCttctactaataataattattgttatttcccTGTGGGAAAATAAGTACTGATGAGTGGCAGATTGACGTTGTTCATAAACATCTTTATACAGTACTGTATCTCGTCTTAATCTCTCTATCTACGCAGGTCTCCTGTGGTTCAGCCCATGTGATGATTGTAACAGCTGACCACGAACTTTTTTCCTGGGGTCGAGGGGACAATGGTCGCTTGGGGCTTGGAAATCAGCAATCGCATGCATTGCCACAGCCAGTGGCACTAGAGCCAGGCTTCACGGCAAAAGCCGTGAAGTGTGGAGTGGACTGTTCCTTTGTATTGACTGAAAATGATAGATTGTTAGCTTGTGGAAGCAACAGATGCAACAAGTTAGCATTAGATTATGGTGGCGATGAAACAATTGATGAATCGCATACCTTGACGCCAATCACCGAGCCATTAGTGACAGCTGAACCTGTGAAATCCGTAACCATGGGAACATCACACACCGCAATCCTGACGATAGGTGGAAAATGCCTGACGTTTGGATCCAACTCCTTTGGGCAACTTGGCTATGAGCGCGAGGGAGCATCTCGCCAACCTCGTATCGTTGAAGCCTTGAAGGGCAAAGAGTTGACTTTTGTGTCCTGTGGCGATACTTTCACCATCGCAGTAAGCAATGACAAGGAAATTTACTCGTGGGGTAAAGGGACACGTGGTCGGCTTGGTCAGCCTTCTGATGAGGATTGTTTCGTACCTAAGTCTGTCATTTTACCCATGAAACTGAAAGTGCTTTCTATTTCGTCCAGCCATAGTGTCACAATGTTATGTGGGAAGGTGCTTTGAACCGAAAGGATTCAGAGGCAAGAACCAATCCACACtcttttaaagtgctactatgaccaaa
The nucleotide sequence above comes from Acropora muricata isolate sample 2 chromosome 12, ASM3666990v1, whole genome shotgun sequence. Encoded proteins:
- the LOC136892309 gene encoding serine/threonine-protein kinase Nek8-like, producing the protein MENYEKIKSIGRGAYGTVYLCRRIPDGCLFIIKQIPVEEMSKDERQAAMNEVKVLAMLKHPNIIAYWDSFFEEKALMIVMEYAQGGTMYNFLEERKGRLLDEEEIIRLFVQIVVAMHHVHQKSILHRDLKTQNILLNKTRKVVKIGDFGISKILSSKSKANSVIGTPCYISPELCEGKPYNQKSDIWALGCVLYELATLNRAFEASNLPALVLKIMKGNFSPISERYSEELKNLILSMLQIDQAKRPTLPQIMAQPLLVNALFNLRTDIGRVPCNRTPRPMVGIAAAIPPSRSRSSSGSRMTGSQMYRTSSLNSASGIFDGLPDLSSFSTKPPEAQYAVYLWGEGINTPFKLMLPQHDSDVVQVASGRTLKTGVTGGGRMILWYSNQKEADIYNPDLSSNKDKMLEDLWVPRFLEGQSAATIVQVSCGDMFAACLTDRGILMTFGSGMHGSLGHGNFNDVIKAKIVEALIGSEVRQVSCGSAHVMIVTADHELFSWGRGDNGRLGLGNQQSHALPQPVALEPGFTAKAVKCGVDCSFVLTENDRLLACGSNRCNKLALDYGGDETIDESHTLTPITEPLVTAEPVKSVTMGTSHTAILTIGGKCLTFGSNSFGQLGYEREGASRQPRIVEALKGKELTFVSCGDTFTIAVSNDKEIYSWGKGTRGRLGQPSDEDCFVPKSVILPMKLKVLSISSSHSVTMLCGKVL